The genomic DNA CACCAGCGAAGAAATGAAGATGGTCAACGAGACCCGCAAAATTCTCGGCGATCCAAATATTATGATCAACGCCACCTGTGTCCGTATTCCCGTCTGGAATTGTCACAGCGAAAGTATCACCATTGAAACGGAAACACCGATCAGCCCCGAGCAGGCCCGCGAAGCCTTCGCGGCTTTCCCGGGAATTGAAGTCATCGACGACTTGGAAACCGGTCAATACCCGATGCCTTACAACAGCGACGGCTCCGACGAAGTGTATGTCGGCCGCATCCGTAAGGATATTTCACATCCCAACGGACTCACCTTCTGGTGCGTGAGCGATAACCTCCGCAAAGGAGCCGCGACAAATGCGGTGCAGATCGCTGAGCTGCTAAATAAGCATTACAAATAAATTCGAACGATATCGTTATTAAAAGAGCCGCATTGAATTCCATTCAGTGTGGCTTTTTTCTTTGCGCTATTTCTTCTTTGATGTCAGAAGTTCAATCTCTCACAGATTAAACTGGATTTCTATTTGTGATGCATTACTTTGAAAGAATGGGATTCAACAACATTATTCGAGAATGCACAGAGGTTGATCATGAAGACGACGTCGATGTTTCAATTTAATAGTTCGAATAACAGAGTTCACTTCCCCTTATTTTTAATCTGTTTATTCACCTTTTCGACGTCCGTCACTTATGCAGATTCCTCCAGCGATAAAGCAAAAAGCCTGACTCAGGTTGTTCTCAAATTGAACGAAAAGATTGAGTCAGATTACTCCGTTCTGGAAATTCAACCGCTGACAATCACTCGGCTCCGATCAGCTTTGCAAACAGAGATCGATCAAATTGCAGAAAGCGATCTTCCAGAACGACATGAACTGGTCAAGTTGTTGCAAACCATGCTGGAAGAGGAGCAGGTGCCTGAGGATGCTTCATTCGGCGTTACGAAAATTTCAGGTTCCTATCCAAAAGATTCTCCAAAACATGGGCAAAGATGGCTCTCCATCAATTTCACACTTTCCGCACTAACCCCAAACGGAGCCAATGATTATCGATTGGTGGGACTGACCGATTTACTTCAGACTTATCGCATTATTCCTGGGGAACATGACAAAGCCAGCACGGAAAAGACAGCAGGAGAGAATTTTGGATCGGAAGATATAAAGAGCCATCGAATAGCTCAATCGAAGAAATCGACCGGATTTCTGGATGCGGGGGTCTGGTACAATTTCTATTTTGAGAAAGAGAACGATCTGCTCAAACGAGGTGGTATGACTGTCAACGCAGTCAAACTAATCTCAATTGATGAGGATCATTCGAATTGGGTGCAAATTCAATATCCTAAAGAAAGGGATGAGCATCTATCGATATTAAAGCCCGCTTCCATGGCTTTTGAAAACGAGGACCTCGAATTGAGTTTAGCATTAGAGGAGTGGGAAAAAACGATTACAGAATGGAACATTGTCTGGGTGAATCTGGATTATGTGGTCAGGATTACGAAAGTCGGTGACAAGTAAGTCTTCGACATCAAACATGATCGAGATATTGAGCTGTCAGTGATTCTGTGCAATCTCTGAACCCACTGGGTGATCCAGAATAAACGGCGGAACTCTCTCCCGTCTCCATATCAATCCCCAGATCGATCACCCAGTCAGCTGCCTGAATGATGCGAGAATCGTGTTCGATCACAATGACAGTATGTCCCTGTTCGACCAACCGCTTGAGAGATTGCAGCAGGGTTTCAATATCCCGGGGATGTAATCCGCTGGCGGGTTCATCGAACAGAAATAATTGATGCAGCCCGGATGTTGCATTGAGATACGAAGCGAGCTTGAGTCGCTGGGATTCTCCGCGAGAAAGCGTGGCGGTCGATTGTCCAAGTGTCAAATACCCGAGGCCGACATCTCGCAACAATTGCAGTTTGCGCAGAATGCTTTGATGGTTCCTGAAAAAGGCAAACGCCTCATCGGCTGTCATCGAGAGAACATCGTGGATGTTACGATTACGATAACTGACTTTCAGCGTCTCCGGCTGAAAACGGGAACCATGACATTCGGGGCAGGGAAGTGTCAGATTCGCCAGAAACTGCATGTCCATTTCAATGAAACCAAGACCTTCGCAATGTGAACAGCGCCCCCCACGGCTCGAATTGAAACTGAATCGCGAAGGGGTATAACCGCGTGCTTGTGCATCAACTGTTTCAGCAAACAGTTTGCGAATGTCATCAAAAACCTTGAGATATGTCGCTGGCGTGCTGCGTGATGATTTCGTCAACTGCGTTTCATTCATCAGCACACATTCGTCAATCGAGTCTGCTCCCGTAATACTCGCGACTTTTCCAGCAGGTCGGAAGGGATCGTTCTCGAATGTGACGGCTTCTTTCTGTTCGCCTCGATCTGCAATTTGCAGAGACAATGCAGGGTAAAGCGTTTCGCAGATCAGAGTAGATTTTCCGCTACCACAAACTCCGGTCACGGCCGTCAGTCGCTTGAGCGGAAATTGAACGTCCATTCCTTTGAGATTGTGACAATGAATATCAGTCAACTGCAGGAGATCTGGTTGATCATTGCTGAAATCGGAATTGTTCGAATCCTCTTTCTCCTGAAATTCTTTCTTGATTTGCTGCAGGTAAGGCTCGACTGTTCCCTGATAAGTTATCGTGCCCCCTTCTTTCCCAGCGGCTGGTCCCAGTTCAATCACACTATCTGCTTTGGCAAGAATATCGCTGTGATGTTCAATCGTCAGGACTGTATTGCCATGCTCAACTAACTGACGGAGAAACTTGACAACGGGAAGCCGATCAGCTGGATGCAGTCCGTTAGTTGGTTCATCAAACAGATAAAGAGTGTTCACGAAATCGTTATTCAACGCTGACATCAGCACAACCCGCTGAAATTCTCCTTGCGATAATGTGCGAATCAATCTATTGAGTTGTAGTGAGCCTAAACCGAGTTCGAGCAGGAGAGCAATCCTCTTCTGCAGAACAGTTCGCAGTGACTGAGAGATTGAAGAACTCAGGGAACCAATTCGATTTAAATTCTCGTTGAGCTCCTGCAACGTGAAATTTTGAATTTCTGCATAAGTCAAAGGACTGTTTGACGTTGAATCAGCTGGGAGAAATCTGGCCAGTCGAGCCACTTCTCTTAATCCTGATCCCTCGCACCCCTCGCACAAATGTGTCGATTTATTTGTCACCTGGATTCCACGTCCAGAACATTCAGCACATGCACCTATGGGAGAAGTCGGCCGAAACAATTGAGGTTCGAGTTCCGGATAAATCGTGCCACACTGGGGACATTCCGGCTCGCTGGAAAAGAAATATCCTTGCCATTCGCGATCACGTTCATCGGAAATCGGGATGCGATACTGAATTCCTGCAACTACTTCTTCTGCCAGAATTAGACAACGCCCCTGTCCGATATTGAGAGCCTGTTCCACACTCTCTGCGGTTCGAGAATTCTCGGTCTTCTCGGATTTGAGGCGATCCACAATCACCAGGAAACTGGCCGTTTTTTTGCTTTTCGAGGTTGTCCCGGAAAAGTCCAGAAAGCGATGGAACCCTTCATTCTCCCAGAAGGTTTTTTCCTCCTGAATAGCAGCTTCGAGCTGATCGACTTTTTTCGCCTGTACGCGCACGGGAATACAAACCTGAAATCGTATGCCTTCCGAAAACTGTGAAATCTGTTGCAGGACGTCGGCCAAATATTGGGGACGAACACCAAGCCGACATTGAGGGCATTGCAATTCGCCTGAGTCGATCAGCAGTCGTATGATCAACTCATCGAGCTCTGCAGTTTGTGAAAGTGTCGTATTGCCGAACCGAGGTTGATTTCGCAGGCCGATCGCAATGGTCGCGGGCAGATTGTCGATGCGATCGACATCGGGACGCTCCAGCTGATCGAGCAAATTTCGAGCAGAGGTCGAGAGCGTTTCAAAGTAACGTCGCTGACTTTCCGCATGCAGCGTATCGAAAGCCAGACTGCTTTTTCCGGAACCACTCACGCCCGCCAGAGCGGTCCATTGATGCAGCGGAATTGTGACGGAAACATTCTGCAGGTTATGAACCCGAGCCCCGATGATTTCGATCGTTTTTTCAGAACTCGACTCGGACATACATGAAAATTCTTCGTAGGACAGGCGATTGGCCTGTCTATTCAAGAGGCTTATTCAGATAATTGATGGAATGGATTTCCTCCATCAATCAGCATCTTCGTTGTCCCGGTCGACATTTTCAAGCGGCGGCAGAATCCAGATGTCCGCAAAATCCTGCTCCTGCTCGGCTCGATAATGGTGGTGCCTTAAGAGTTCCAGAATCGCCAGAAACATTCCGATCGATTTACTGCGATCGTCTTCTTTAGAAAACAGATCCTGAAATCGAACCCGACCCGTCTCGCGAACCTGTTTTCCGATCTGTTCGACATAGACATGAATGGGCGTCTCGTCGAAGCGGACGGTTGCTTCTCCGTCTTTCGTTTTCTTCTTGACGATTCGCGCAAACGCCCCGACCAGGTCCCAGATTTCCAGATCTTTAATCACATCATCAGCGACGGAACGTTTCGAAGAAGGGCGTTCATCAGCCAGGCGGGGATATCGATCCTGCCAGGCAAGCGCTTGCTCCTGCAAAGCTTCAGCAGCTTCCCGCAATTGCTGATACTGCAACAGATGTTGCACCAGATTCTGGTTCGTCTCCTCAGCTTCAACTTCCTCTTCCTGCTCGACGGTTTCATCTTTAATCAACGCCAGCCGACTTTTCATCTCCAGCATAGCCGAAGCAGCGACCAGAAAATCGGCTGCGATATCAAAATCAATAATTTCGAGAACTTCCAGATATTCCAGAAACTGCTTCGTAATATCTGCCAGCGAAACCTCCAGGACATCGACTTCCTGCTTGCGTACCAGATACAACAACAGATCCACAGGACCGTTGAAGAAATCTTTCACATCAATTTGATAAGAAGTGGCTTGCATGAAGTTTTTACATGTAGGTCAGGCAGTGCATAACGAATTGGACTTAGAATTCTCAAGAACCACGGATGGACACGGATAATCACGGATAGAATGAATCTACGTTTATCCGCGTCTATCTGCGGTTCTTTTTCTCATATAAGATTGACTCTCTTCTCAAACTTGGCGTCTTGGCGGTTCAATATGGAATTTCAGCGCGCTATCCTGTAATCAGTATCGACGGAATAATCCGAGCGACGTGAATAAGTGATGCAGTTTCGCAAAGTTACCTCCTTTACCACAGGAGGAAGTGAGTAAATGACCAATGGACATTTCAATTGTGATCCCGGCTCTCAACGAAGCCGAGCGAATAGGGCGGTTGATTGATTCTTTACGTAACTTGCCAGATTTCGGAGAATTGAATTGTGAAATCATCGTTGTCGATGGCGGGAGTCAGGATGAAACTTTCGAAGCAGCCAAAAACGCAGATCTTGTTCTGAAAAGTTCTCGGGGACGTGCGATTCAGCAAAACACAGGAACAGAGCAAGCCCGCGGAGAAATTCTACTATTTCTGCATGCAGACTGTGAATTAACGGCCGGGACATTGCTCGATGCAAAGTCCCAACTTGTTAAGCCGGGGGTGATCGCAGGTTGCTTCTCGCAGAAAATCGATGCTGCTTCTTACAGATATCGAGCGATGGAATGGGGAAATCGTCAACGGGTGCGCTGGCTCGGCTGGTCTTATGGTGATCAGGGTCTGTATTTGAAACGAGACATTTTCAACAGTCTCGGCGGCTTTCCCCAAGAGCCATTTCTGGAAGATTTGATCTTCTCAAAGCGACTTAGAAAACTGGGACGAATTGCTGTCTCGCGACAAAAAATCATCGTCAGCCCCCGCCGCTGGCAAAAACAAGGGCTCTTCCGGCAAACGCTCAGAAACTGGACCATCATCACGCTTGCTCATTGCGGAGTTTCCCCGACGAGATTAGCGAAGATGTATCCGAGTGTGCGGTAATCGTAGGTCAGGCTGTGCATGACGAATATAGACGTCTCACATTCATCTTGTCAGGCACAGCCTGACCTACGGCTTTTTACGATGAAAGATTCTCCGCCACGTCCGTTCGATAGGCTGTCAGTCCGGGAATGAATCCGACTAAGGCGGCCAGACCGATCATCACGGGGATGATGGTCAGTTCCATCGGATCGAAAACGAGTGGATCGATGATGAGTCCGGTGCTGGCTTCGAGGATTGGGCTGGCGAACATGATCAGTCCATGTCCGAGCAGAATTCCAATGATTCCTCCAGCCAGACAAAGAATGATGGATTCGGTGAGGATGATTGAAAAGACTGCCATACGGTCTGCTCCGAGTGCCCGCATGATGGCGATTTCCCGTTTTCGTTCCGACATCGAATTATAGATGCTGACAAAGATGCTGACTCCCGAAACCACAATGATGATTGCGGTCAGATTGATCAGAATCAGCCGGACATTGCCAACCAGGTAAGTCATCAAACGCTGCATCGGGCGAATCGGATTGACGGCCTGAGCTTTGAATCCCTCTTTCAGGTCTGCAGAAAACTCAATGGCACGAGATTGAGCCAGTGTCGGATTCTTTGGATCTTCTTTCATCCGGACGAGAATGGCCGTCACTTCCTTCTGCAAATCTGGCGTGGCGTGATCGTGATGATGGGCGTGGTCGTGACCACTATGATCGTGACCGGCGTGAGCTTCCATCTCCTTCAAATCAGCAGCGTGATAGGCTCGAACTTCCGCTTCCGTTTCCCCAAAGAATTCCATTTCCCGATCAATCGCTTCCTGAATCGGTTTCTCGTGGCCTGCAATCGCATAAAAACCATTCAGGTTGACGAAAACCGTCCGGTCATTCGGAGTAGCAGTCGCTTCGAGGATGCCGACGATTTTGAATTTTTCATCGTGGACATGATCATCCTGACCGGCATGCACCATTTGAAATTCGTCGCCAATTTTCCAGTTGTTCTCTCTGGCGACGCTGGATCCAATCACCGATTCCCATTTCCCATTCGGCCACTCTCCACTCGTACGAAACTTCTTTCCCTGTGCGTATTCGACGGCAAAATATTCAACAGTCGTGCCGAGAATTGGAAAATTTCCCTGTTCAGTGCTGTCGCCTAATGCAATCGGCACGGCGATGCCGATGTGCTTGTTTTCTTTTAGCTCTTCGTAGTAACGGTACGGCAGGTTTTCGATGGGAGGAGCGATGCGGTAAACCGTATTCAGAACCAGATCAAGTTCGCTCCCCTGGGGGCCGACAATCAAATCATAGCCAAACCCCTGCAGGTCAAACGTCTTTGAAACGACAGTGTTGGCAATCAAAACGGCAATCATCAAAGCGACACCCAGAGCAACACTTAAGGCTGTCAAAGACGAGGCCAGTAATCGCTGACGGATACTTTTCAGAGCGATTGTAAACAGATTCATATCGAGTCAATTCGAAATTAGTATAGTTGAGAATGCAGTATTAATTGGAAGCTAATTAGTTCAATTCAAAGTTTTCTTTCCTTCTCCTTGGGGAGAAGGTGGCCGAAGGCCGGATGAGGGGATTTCTTCGATGTCCATGAGACAATTCGGGATCTTATCCCCTCACCCTAACCCTCTCCTCAGGGAGAGGGGACTTGTTGTTTGTTTTGATTTAGTCAAGCGTTTTGCAGCACCTTGTTGAATTCCTGCAAGGGAATTGTGCGATCAAACTGAGTCGCGATTTCCGGGGAATGTGTGACCAGCAACAATGAGACATTGTGTTCTCTGCAAATCTCGCCAATCAATTTGAGGATCGTTTCCTGATTGGCAGGATCGACACTGGCGGTTGGTTCGTCGGCCAGCAAAAGACTGGGACGATTGGCCAGCGAGCGGGCAATGGCGACCCGTTGTTGTTCACCGACAGAAAGTTGAGCCGGTTTGTGTGTCAGACGATGTCCCAAACCAACGCTTTCGAGCAATTGCTTCGCATGAGCACGATCGGCTTTGCCGCGGGCGAAACTCATGCCGAGCAAAACATTTTCAAAAGCGGTGAAGGCAGGCAGAAGATTGAATGTCTGGAAGACAAAGCCAATTCGCTCTGCACGGAATCGATCCCGACCCGCTTCCGGAAGTCGAGTGATTTCGATGTCATCAATGAGAACCTCACCGGAATCCGGTTTTGTGATACCGGAGATCACATTGAGCAGAGTCGTCTTTCCGCCGCCACTCGAACCGACCAAGGCGGCTTGTTCGC from Rubinisphaera italica includes the following:
- a CDS encoding ATP-binding cassette domain-containing protein, with amino-acid sequence MSESSSEKTIEIIGARVHNLQNVSVTIPLHQWTALAGVSGSGKSSLAFDTLHAESQRRYFETLSTSARNLLDQLERPDVDRIDNLPATIAIGLRNQPRFGNTTLSQTAELDELIIRLLIDSGELQCPQCRLGVRPQYLADVLQQISQFSEGIRFQVCIPVRVQAKKVDQLEAAIQEEKTFWENEGFHRFLDFSGTTSKSKKTASFLVIVDRLKSEKTENSRTAESVEQALNIGQGRCLILAEEVVAGIQYRIPISDERDREWQGYFFSSEPECPQCGTIYPELEPQLFRPTSPIGACAECSGRGIQVTNKSTHLCEGCEGSGLREVARLARFLPADSTSNSPLTYAEIQNFTLQELNENLNRIGSLSSSISQSLRTVLQKRIALLLELGLGSLQLNRLIRTLSQGEFQRVVLMSALNNDFVNTLYLFDEPTNGLHPADRLPVVKFLRQLVEHGNTVLTIEHHSDILAKADSVIELGPAAGKEGGTITYQGTVEPYLQQIKKEFQEKEDSNNSDFSNDQPDLLQLTDIHCHNLKGMDVQFPLKRLTAVTGVCGSGKSTLICETLYPALSLQIADRGEQKEAVTFENDPFRPAGKVASITGADSIDECVLMNETQLTKSSRSTPATYLKVFDDIRKLFAETVDAQARGYTPSRFSFNSSRGGRCSHCEGLGFIEMDMQFLANLTLPCPECHGSRFQPETLKVSYRNRNIHDVLSMTADEAFAFFRNHQSILRKLQLLRDVGLGYLTLGQSTATLSRGESQRLKLASYLNATSGLHQLFLFDEPASGLHPRDIETLLQSLKRLVEQGHTVIVIEHDSRIIQAADWVIDLGIDMETGESSAVYSGSPSGFRDCTESLTAQYLDHV
- a CDS encoding segregation and condensation protein A, which produces MQATSYQIDVKDFFNGPVDLLLYLVRKQEVDVLEVSLADITKQFLEYLEVLEIIDFDIAADFLVAASAMLEMKSRLALIKDETVEQEEEVEAEETNQNLVQHLLQYQQLREAAEALQEQALAWQDRYPRLADERPSSKRSVADDVIKDLEIWDLVGAFARIVKKKTKDGEATVRFDETPIHVYVEQIGKQVRETGRVRFQDLFSKEDDRSKSIGMFLAILELLRHHHYRAEQEQDFADIWILPPLENVDRDNEDAD
- a CDS encoding TIGR04283 family arsenosugar biosynthesis glycosyltransferase, with product MDISIVIPALNEAERIGRLIDSLRNLPDFGELNCEIIVVDGGSQDETFEAAKNADLVLKSSRGRAIQQNTGTEQARGEILLFLHADCELTAGTLLDAKSQLVKPGVIAGCFSQKIDAASYRYRAMEWGNRQRVRWLGWSYGDQGLYLKRDIFNSLGGFPQEPFLEDLIFSKRLRKLGRIAVSRQKIIVSPRRWQKQGLFRQTLRNWTIITLAHCGVSPTRLAKMYPSVR
- a CDS encoding ABC transporter permease, whose amino-acid sequence is MNLFTIALKSIRQRLLASSLTALSVALGVALMIAVLIANTVVSKTFDLQGFGYDLIVGPQGSELDLVLNTVYRIAPPIENLPYRYYEELKENKHIGIAVPIALGDSTEQGNFPILGTTVEYFAVEYAQGKKFRTSGEWPNGKWESVIGSSVARENNWKIGDEFQMVHAGQDDHVHDEKFKIVGILEATATPNDRTVFVNLNGFYAIAGHEKPIQEAIDREMEFFGETEAEVRAYHAADLKEMEAHAGHDHSGHDHAHHHDHATPDLQKEVTAILVRMKEDPKNPTLAQSRAIEFSADLKEGFKAQAVNPIRPMQRLMTYLVGNVRLILINLTAIIIVVSGVSIFVSIYNSMSERKREIAIMRALGADRMAVFSIILTESIILCLAGGIIGILLGHGLIMFASPILEASTGLIIDPLVFDPMELTIIPVMIGLAALVGFIPGLTAYRTDVAENLSS
- a CDS encoding ABC transporter ATP-binding protein, encoding MSLELKNVRKNYREPNGHDLPVLDIPHFKLETGEQAALVGSSGGGKTTLLNVISGITKPDSGEVLIDDIEITRLPEAGRDRFRAERIGFVFQTFNLLPAFTAFENVLLGMSFARGKADRAHAKQLLESVGLGHRLTHKPAQLSVGEQQRVAIARSLANRPSLLLADEPTASVDPANQETILKLIGEICREHNVSLLLVTHSPEIATQFDRTIPLQEFNKVLQNA